From Candidatus Omnitrophota bacterium, one genomic window encodes:
- a CDS encoding patatin-like phospholipase family protein, producing MGDILRLREKLSIIGYIPLFAGLTVEDKKTVAAASSIIEYKKDDVIYREGEPADAFYCVITGRLKACITRHSTTENLEYLKRGKYFGIISILTGDPHSVTVQAVNDSIILRIPKADFDRMLGRIPALAIHFGKTLSKRLKTKDTHGRKVFESNIISVFNISAGASADDYILNLGIGLKSQTGKNIIFLYLNKTGDNTFYASGVSFSSKLIRLDSPFFNEDIVTESISRHACGIDFINVAHNPKEPLNLVSLLSYLTNYYHYLLVGLPNDMDAAIFECLRQSDSIHLITVPDQSGLKAAAKLANELEASSAGMGIKMKIITDESAMVELIPFEERVETLKHDIFATLPEIKGLEGSIVAAEPVLTRCPDCEYSKMIRRISRQVGDCLIGLALGSGAALGLAHIGVLKVLEREKIPIDMLAGTSMGALIGALWAAGKDPSEIEEIVKQFKKKITTLRLLDLTWPSHGLIKGREVRRFLISQLGDKTFYDLKLPFRIVTCDIETREEVVLEQGNLAEAIMASVSIPGIFEPVKIDGRLLVDGGIINPLPTNVLTRSGVEKIIAVNSLPSPEDIQKSKKKLTNIFDIIVNSVQASEYLLAETSCQVADIAMHPILPTADWYEFYESEKIIMKGEEEAIKYLPRLKELVIST from the coding sequence ATGGGTGATATACTGAGGTTGCGGGAAAAGCTGTCAATAATCGGTTATATACCTCTTTTTGCCGGACTTACAGTAGAAGATAAAAAGACCGTTGCTGCGGCCAGCTCCATTATAGAGTATAAAAAAGACGATGTAATATATCGAGAAGGAGAACCGGCAGACGCGTTCTACTGCGTCATTACAGGAAGGCTCAAAGCCTGCATAACCAGGCATTCCACTACGGAGAACCTGGAGTATTTAAAGCGTGGAAAATATTTTGGTATCATATCCATACTTACAGGAGACCCGCATTCCGTAACTGTCCAGGCCGTTAATGACTCTATCATCCTAAGGATACCGAAGGCCGATTTTGACAGGATGCTCGGGCGAATTCCTGCTCTAGCCATTCACTTCGGCAAGACCCTTTCAAAAAGACTCAAGACGAAAGACACCCATGGCAGGAAGGTCTTTGAGAGCAATATAATATCGGTATTTAATATATCCGCGGGCGCCAGCGCAGACGATTATATCCTTAACCTTGGCATCGGCCTGAAGAGCCAGACAGGCAAGAATATTATTTTTTTATACCTGAATAAAACCGGCGATAATACGTTTTATGCCTCCGGCGTTTCATTCTCTTCAAAATTGATCCGCCTCGATTCCCCGTTCTTCAACGAAGACATTGTCACTGAAAGCATATCCAGGCATGCCTGCGGTATAGACTTTATCAATGTAGCCCATAATCCAAAAGAACCCCTCAACCTGGTATCCCTTCTCAGTTATCTGACGAACTACTACCATTACCTTCTTGTCGGCCTTCCCAACGATATGGATGCGGCGATCTTTGAGTGCCTGCGGCAATCCGACAGCATTCATCTTATAACTGTCCCTGACCAGTCCGGCCTGAAGGCCGCGGCAAAACTTGCAAACGAATTGGAGGCTTCGTCGGCAGGAATGGGGATCAAGATGAAGATAATAACTGATGAGTCCGCCATGGTCGAGCTTATCCCGTTCGAGGAAAGAGTAGAAACCCTTAAGCATGATATCTTCGCAACGCTCCCTGAGATCAAAGGATTAGAAGGCAGCATAGTCGCCGCAGAACCTGTGTTGACCAGATGCCCGGATTGCGAATATTCTAAGATGATAAGGAGGATATCAAGACAGGTGGGGGATTGCCTGATAGGCCTTGCCCTGGGAAGCGGAGCGGCTTTAGGATTGGCCCACATCGGTGTTCTAAAAGTCCTGGAAAGAGAGAAGATACCGATCGATATGCTCGCCGGCACCAGCATGGGCGCGTTGATCGGGGCGCTTTGGGCTGCCGGGAAAGATCCCTCGGAGATTGAGGAGATCGTAAAGCAATTTAAAAAAAAGATAACGACCTTAAGGCTGCTCGACCTTACATGGCCTTCCCATGGGCTGATAAAGGGGAGGGAAGTGAGGCGATTCCTGATATCCCAATTAGGCGATAAGACTTTCTATGACCTTAAACTGCCTTTCAGGATAGTGACATGCGATATAGAGACCAGGGAAGAAGTGGTTCTTGAGCAAGGGAACCTGGCCGAGGCGATCATGGCATCCGTTTCTATACCCGGGATATTCGAACCCGTAAAGATCGACGGCAGGCTTCTGGTCGACGGCGGCATAATCAATCCTCTGCCCACGAATGTGCTTACGAGGAGCGGTGTTGAGAAGATAATAGCCGTAAACTCCCTTCCGAGCCCTGAGGATATCCAAAAATCGAAGAAGAAGTTGACCAATATATTCGATATCATAGTGAACAGCGTCCAGGCCAGCGAGTATCTTCTGGCAGAGACGAGCTGCCAGGTTGCGGATATAGCAATGCATCCGATACTTCCCACGGCAGACTGGTATGAATTCTATGAAAGCGAAAAGATAATAATGAAAGGGGAGGAAGAGGCTATCAAATATCTTCCGCGCCTGAAAGAACTGGTAATTTCCACATAG
- a CDS encoding FAD-binding oxidoreductase has product MLIKKDPDIIKSYFEDSSNMKGGHALEVVFPKDVDELSAFLKDANSGKLPVTISGGGTGTTGSRVPFGGAVISMEKFNRIAEISADKMSASVQTGVSVEDLKNACEEKGLFYTSHPTEKSATVGGTVATNASGSRSFKYGPTRRYVRRLKMVLAGGEVLEIKRGERSLSRDNSLVKLPCGLDIAVPMPSYVMPDVKNAAGYFVKDGMDLIDLFIGQEGTLSVITDIELGLVPKPADIFSCFVFFEKEEDAWDFSREARRLSRAKDLSAGPALDALSIEYFDHNSLDLLRAKGRDLPGDANAAIFFEQEIGGKWSGKVEENWTKLILEHNSSPDETWVAMDDNKQDEFTKLRHAIPECVNEMIKRNGFQKLSADIAVPDDRFSRMMDFYLSSLMATKLEYVIFGHIGESHVHVNILPRSETELRYGTDMLMGFARKGVSLGGTVSAEHGIGKIKHKYLEVMYGKQGILDMARIKKAFDPGCILGLDNIFPKEILR; this is encoded by the coding sequence ATGCTTATAAAAAAAGACCCGGATATAATAAAATCGTATTTTGAAGATAGCTCCAATATGAAGGGCGGCCACGCCCTCGAAGTGGTCTTCCCGAAGGATGTAGACGAATTATCCGCCTTCCTTAAGGATGCCAATTCCGGAAAACTTCCTGTCACAATATCGGGCGGCGGCACCGGCACTACAGGGTCAAGGGTGCCGTTCGGCGGGGCGGTCATATCCATGGAGAAGTTTAACAGGATCGCGGAGATATCGGCGGATAAAATGTCGGCCTCGGTCCAGACCGGCGTATCGGTAGAAGACCTTAAGAACGCGTGTGAAGAGAAGGGGTTGTTCTATACATCGCATCCCACCGAAAAATCGGCTACCGTAGGCGGGACAGTGGCGACCAATGCGTCCGGATCCAGGTCTTTTAAATATGGCCCCACGAGAAGATATGTCAGGCGGCTGAAGATGGTGTTGGCAGGCGGAGAGGTCCTGGAGATAAAAAGAGGTGAGAGATCCCTCTCGCGCGACAATTCGTTAGTGAAGCTTCCGTGCGGCCTTGATATAGCCGTTCCTATGCCTTCATATGTGATGCCTGATGTGAAGAACGCCGCGGGATACTTCGTCAAAGATGGGATGGACCTTATAGACTTGTTTATAGGCCAGGAGGGAACTCTCTCCGTTATTACTGACATAGAACTCGGATTGGTCCCGAAACCCGCGGACATTTTCAGCTGTTTTGTTTTCTTCGAGAAAGAAGAAGACGCCTGGGATTTTTCCAGAGAGGCCAGGAGACTATCAAGGGCTAAAGATTTGAGCGCCGGACCGGCATTAGACGCGCTGTCGATCGAGTATTTTGACCACAACTCCCTGGATTTGCTGAGGGCCAAAGGCCGGGATCTCCCCGGTGACGCTAATGCGGCGATATTCTTTGAGCAGGAGATCGGCGGCAAGTGGTCGGGTAAAGTCGAGGAGAATTGGACGAAGCTTATTTTGGAGCACAACTCGTCTCCGGACGAAACCTGGGTTGCCATGGATGACAATAAACAGGATGAATTTACAAAGCTCCGTCACGCAATACCCGAATGCGTTAATGAGATGATAAAGCGTAATGGTTTCCAGAAATTGAGCGCTGACATAGCCGTTCCCGATGATCGATTTTCCCGGATGATGGATTTCTACCTGAGCTCTTTAATGGCAACTAAACTGGAATACGTGATATTCGGGCACATAGGAGAGAGCCACGTCCATGTAAATATCCTGCCAAGGTCTGAGACTGAATTGAGGTACGGCACGGATATGTTGATGGGTTTTGCCAGGAAAGGCGTATCGTTAGGAGGTACGGTTTCCGCGGAACACGGCATCGGGAAGATCAAGCATAAGTATCTTGAGGTAATGTACGGTAAGCAGGGCATATTGGATATGGCAAGAATAAAAAAAGCATTTGATCCCGGTTGTATACTCGGGCTCGACAACATCTTTCCTAAAGAGATATTAAGGTAG
- the larA gene encoding nickel-dependent lactate racemase has product MKEIKFNIPYGKGSLDFSLPRSRLLGVLKNRGSRPGDIRSLLSSVFRKIPGEDEIEGLAIGKNVLIVVPDATRSAHLRQILPYLISKIGKVSRTIDIIIATGLHKKHTRGQLKELLGGSIVRKYRILQHDQNVGSLADLGSTDDGIPVILNRNLFSHDLVISIGVIEPHLYAGYSGGIKTVSIGLAGERTVNYTHGVKFLDDKMTRIGSVKGNPFQDALWKISGGINIGFSVNVVNDPDGEAVGLFAGDTKRVFAKGVKASRRIFAVEAEIQADIVICGVGFPKDINLYQASRAINYVVNTDRPVIKRGGVIIIAAELKDGIGKSPSEIRFYDKLREMLSPEDFIINTKLKGCVVGEHRAYMVAKPLIDYKIAFVNTGKHAFAHGLPFPFFKRISAALKYADSIAGQRSLIYIIPRALSTIASVRP; this is encoded by the coding sequence ATGAAAGAGATAAAATTTAATATTCCTTACGGAAAAGGATCGTTGGACTTTTCTCTCCCGAGAAGCAGGCTTCTGGGAGTGCTTAAGAACAGAGGCAGCAGGCCCGGGGATATCCGGAGCCTTCTTTCGTCGGTGTTTCGGAAGATCCCGGGTGAAGATGAGATCGAAGGCCTGGCTATCGGCAAAAACGTGCTTATAGTCGTCCCTGACGCCACTAGAAGCGCCCATCTAAGGCAGATATTGCCGTACCTGATAAGTAAGATCGGCAAGGTTTCCAGGACAATAGATATAATCATAGCGACAGGCCTGCATAAGAAGCACACCCGTGGCCAGTTGAAAGAGCTTCTAGGCGGATCTATAGTCCGGAAATACAGGATCTTGCAGCATGACCAGAATGTCGGCTCCCTTGCCGATCTGGGCAGCACCGATGACGGCATTCCTGTGATATTGAACAGGAACCTGTTTAGCCACGATCTCGTTATTTCCATAGGCGTCATTGAGCCGCATCTGTATGCAGGTTATAGCGGCGGGATAAAGACCGTGTCTATCGGGCTTGCCGGTGAACGTACGGTAAACTACACGCACGGGGTGAAATTTCTCGATGATAAGATGACGAGGATCGGTTCGGTGAAAGGCAACCCCTTTCAGGATGCCTTGTGGAAAATATCCGGCGGTATAAATATAGGGTTTTCTGTGAATGTGGTAAACGATCCTGACGGGGAAGCGGTCGGTCTGTTCGCGGGCGACACGAAAAGAGTTTTCGCGAAAGGTGTAAAAGCGTCGCGGAGGATATTTGCTGTGGAGGCGGAGATCCAGGCCGATATTGTAATATGCGGCGTCGGTTTTCCTAAGGATATTAACCTGTATCAGGCTTCCCGCGCAATAAATTATGTGGTGAACACGGACAGGCCTGTAATAAAAAGGGGAGGGGTTATTATAATTGCCGCTGAATTAAAAGACGGCATAGGGAAGAGTCCCTCAGAGATCAGGTTCTATGATAAGCTGAGAGAGATGCTTTCACCTGAAGATTTCATAATAAATACGAAGTTGAAAGGGTGTGTTGTCGGTGAACATCGGGCATATATGGTTGCCAAACCTCTCATCGATTACAAGATCGCATTTGTAAATACCGGGAAACACGCGTTTGCTCACGGTCTCCCATTCCCGTTCTTTAAGCGCATTTCAGCCGCTTTAAAATACGCCGACAGTATTGCCGGCCAGAGATCGCTGATATATATAATACCAAGAGCTTTGTCTACTATAGCGTCGGTTAGACCCTAA